The following proteins are encoded in a genomic region of Pseudorca crassidens isolate mPseCra1 chromosome 1, mPseCra1.hap1, whole genome shotgun sequence:
- the LOC137203620 gene encoding malignant T-cell-amplified sequence 1-like, which yields MFKKFDEKENVSNCIQLKTSVIKGIKNQLIEQFPGIDPWLNQIMPKKDPVKIVRCHEHIEILTVNGELLFFRQREGPFYPTLRLLHKYPFILPRQQVDKGAIKFVLSGANIMCPGLTSPGAKLYPAAVDTVVAIMAEGKQHALCVGVMKMSAEEIEKVNKGIGIENIHYLNDGLWHMKTYK from the coding sequence ATGTTCAAGAAatttgatgaaaaagaaaatgtgtccaACTGCATCCAGTTGAAAACTTCCGTTATTAAGGGTATTAAGAACCAGTTGATAGAGCAGTTTCCTGGTATCGATCCGTGGCTGAATCAAATCATGCCTAAGAAGGATCCGGTCAAAATAGTGCGATGCCACGAACACATAGAAATCCTCACTGTAAACGGGGAGTTACTATTTTTTAGACAAAGAGAAGGGCCTTTTTATCCAACGCTAAGGCTGCTTCACAAATACCCTTTCATCCTGCCCCGCCAGCAGGTTGATAAAGGAGCCATCAAGTTTGTGCTCAGTGGAGCCAATATCATGTGTCCGGGCCTGACCTCTCCCGGAGCTAAGCTCTACCCCGCCGCGGTGGACACGGTGGTTGCAATCATGGCAGAAGGGAAACAGCACGCCCTGTGTGTGGGAGTCATGAAGATGTCTGCAGAGGAAATCGAGAAAGTCAACAAAGGAATCGGGATCGAAAATATCCACTATTTAAATGACGGGCTGTGGCACATGAAGACGTATAAATGA